A region of Nostoc sp. 'Peltigera membranacea cyanobiont' N6 DNA encodes the following proteins:
- a CDS encoding beta strand repeat-containing protein has translation MGSSENLVTNSASSNNGGILPLSLLDSASLSAALDDDSALTSLQIKLRTPNGSDPISSDLSRQEKLTPTTEDLEKSKSSANFFNNNTNPVNYLNNYSPLFKNQQNSSLIPSQQSEITKSNNKTGFDRLTGVTTNTPLINIGTSEPVLASVNNSLSAVSLLPDILPPTLSATVLPLNLLPGSPQARLVGIVNGTGSAIASLTVAFDNLAAGPISVSPLGAFDHALDFTGLNDGPHTFTLKATDVAGNFSTASFSVTVNLAATPPTILAALAHDTAPDGTTNTDGITFDPTTTVTVKVVNRGIFINALTTVTPIVNAVANVSLTETNQIVSLKAGFDNTQVANYLDVIADLHSDGSFTLSRNRLNTIFGGILPDGHHTLHLQAVDKYNVANNFDISFTLDTTTAVPTINLSANSDTGLSNSDRITLDTTPTIVGTAEALARVQLFNNGQLKGQTTATLNGTWQITTSELTDGVYGLNAIATDIAGNTNTSAAIDVTIDSALPQVSLSTPINQSSLYLGDKLTGSVDGTGSAVTALSYRFDNLQNISLNFNANGRFDQVLDFTGLNNGEHTLTIAATDTAGNIKTIQYAVTVIIDRDAPVINATLVRDTAPGNTTNTDKITFDPSITGTVNDVNQVVNFRAGFNNTNVANFVNVLPTRQSDGSFSFSRPQLEQIYGGTLPDGQHILYLQAADSYGNTSSVFALAFTLDTITPAPTLKLSTASDSGFNNSDRLTNDATPTIVGTAEVGASVQLFNNGQQIGQTTVSADGTWQITTSSLTDGIHSLSAAVTDIAGNTNTSVTSLDITVDTAVPQLTLNKPFDQTPLRQGNKITGSINGTGSSIISLSYRFNNQSEIPIVYNSTEAFDQELDLTGLGNGSHVLTIVAIDAAGNLLTTQYNVTVQLDEAAPVITAALTNDTAPSGTTNNDLITFDPAISGNVVDVSRVVEFRAGFDNTPIANFVDVLAQLRTDGTFSFDRSQLAAIYGSPIADGVHTLHLVAQDEFGNLCEVYNFTFTLDTTTPAPNNLDLPASNDSGTSNTDNITLDSSSNITGNAEAGATVQLVNSNGGQLLGQATVDANGTWQITTNNLADGTYNLSAIATDIAGNISSISAITITVDSTVPTLALTTPVDTTPLKQGARLVGSASGTGSSISALSYTFDNQAAIPLFFNLDGSFNQQLDFTGIANGDRVLTITTTDIAGNITTQHYNVTVNLDYEAPIITANLIRDTAQGGNTNSDRITFDPTIVGTVTDTNRVVELRVGLNDTLAANYVDITAQIQPDSSFTLNRTQLETILGNTLTDGVHTLYLVAKDEFDNISPAFEYTFTLDTSTLTPSNLDLTPNSDLGVSNSDNITNVSNPTITGNAEVGATVQLFHSGQVLGTATDDNTGTWQIVTSELTDGTYNLTAVATDIAGNVSNESAPLQVIIDKVIPQLTLSNPVDTAPLATGANLIGSVNGTGSAMASLRYRFDNLGEINVDFDATGGFNQQLDLTGLSHGTHVLTLIASDIAGNLATITYNIKVNNDTIAPVIAAVLSNDTAPGGITNSDKITADPAINGTVTDISRVISLRAGFNNTLAANFVDVIAQLNTDGSFSFNRTQLEAIYGSSLPDGAHTLRLIASDEFGNTSNAFSFTFTLDTSVSQPVFNLDAASDSGIVGDKKTKFDTVTLTGLTDPSVTVFLAATNTTVIADNTGKFTFTNVSLVAGVNSFTVKATDIAGNQRTYATTIYRFSAPTAINLTANSIAENSPNGTVIGELSSTDPDTSDSHTYSLVDDAQGRFQIVGNSLQVANNTLVNYENQSQHTIVVRSTDAQGLSTTQEITVNVTNINEAPSFTSTPIITTIESGSTYTYNITTTDPDAGDTRIITATGVPSWLIFTDNGNGTAALTGTSNENQLGLFNIAFTVKDAGGLGTTQNIILGSQISLTEETDFTATRNLPLVIPATPSILSFKIDKSFDISDPDAINDAFEVALVDANGNSLVHTIASGRDAFFNLTEGEDVALGAGASYNSNDQTVRLNLIGVKPGNATLIFRLVNNDTDTTTNVSITEFVLQTAPANTQPPLQSDFGTQPSANTTTSPNFNNLTDVSQSFSANYHRTSFNADTHLLYADIAIHNIGSYSVNAPMIVAVNHISNPTVVIRNPDGFTPEGIPYYNFSNLIADGKLDPNESTTQRSLVFYNPQGIQFNYNLVVLAQLNQAPVIQTQPNKEIIGGQFYTYDVNATDHDGDSLTYKLLTSPDGMTIDPNTGLINWNTASSNIGNQVISLEVSDGRGGSITQDYTLSVIATPPNRPPVFVTNPVVEAYINKQYTYDSNAVDPDFDTISYSVVIGPDGLLIDPTTGKVQWTAPPALILGDTVIGQVSVAGQNQEFNFAGQAGQRIYFDPIQYTGNRGDWKFQVYSPTGRLVVDTYLAYYDNHLLTLNEDGNYKIVVDPQGATTGSYGFSVINPALLPIQSFDKVVNDRLNPGSADRVYRFNATQGQKLYFDYISRINSSVDWVLYDPRNIAVASNGNFDDIEYNAQTSGEYILAVRGKGAFNEVNSFSFNIIDSLLPTSAYTLGSTVSGFIQQKGEQDSFTFTGTAGQQLFYDTLNTTNYFPITVYDPTGKLIDGFDSRNDRGPNSPLFLAKTGTYKVTVDGSGEDTGAYKFRFLDRDAATPVNLDTDVSGAFTDKLQTDTYSFEIPATPLTSTPNGKQYIYIDGQAGDYNNRYNIYDLAGRNITNAYVYEDRELYLDAGKYWLTLSGNGIANNNYKVRIITAPLTTTAMNLGDTVAGSIDKKGEQDSFTFTGTAGQQLFYDTLNTTNYFSITVYDPTGKLIDGFDSRNDRGPNSPLFLAKTGTYKVTVDGSGEDTGAYKFRFLDRDAATPVNLDTPITGNFDSALNNLDTKSYSFVIPAVPVTASPNGKQYVYIDGTGGTAYNRYNIYNEGGVNVSNGYVYEDRELYLDAGSYWLELNGTGASDSSFNVQIITAPLTTTAMNLGDTVSGTIAKKGEQDSYTFTGTAGRQLFFKTLNTTNPFTITVYDPTGKQIDSFSSTSDRGTAFTPLFISLTGTYTLNVDGFNEATGAYSFQFLDQAPVLGSLVPAPTSAIPLTIGTPVNGNITTSGQKVNYTFTGAVGQRLYLDLLNKNGSPFDQQFSLTSPTGVNYGMFDIIYGYRTFSAPITLKEAGTYTLTISQGAYSFNLLDMDAQATNTLFETVTNVTLAPYQSVIYKFNGLAGQRIYMDSLANPGNVYWKLLNSSNTSVIDTSAGIDQEVTLATDTYTLIFDNDENIAKNYSFNLIQPPTNATIPVLVGTNDASNGVNGNIAVKGQNDVYTFTGTAGQRLYLDILDRSTNHNNIYIDSPTGVRYLGYDIYNNESYLEPITLKETGTYKVTMDFSGEQLGTYGFSLMDMDRATPLTFNTIVNGALTTGIITNTLLTGQETHFYKFTGTAGTKLYMDSLVNPGNVYWTLFNSSNQRLMDDAARNDQEITLADDTYISKWASKKSIMLRYVNTENASTRVVCIWALV, from the coding sequence ATGGGTAGCTCTGAGAATTTAGTCACCAATAGTGCATCTTCTAATAATGGCGGAATCTTACCGCTATCTTTACTAGATAGTGCATCTTTAAGTGCCGCATTAGATGACGATTCTGCCCTAACTTCTTTGCAAATAAAACTCAGAACTCCTAATGGTTCCGATCCAATTTCTTCAGATTTGTCACGTCAGGAAAAATTGACACCTACTACAGAAGATTTGGAAAAGTCCAAGTCTTCTGCGAATTTTTTTAATAACAATACTAATCCTGTTAATTATCTCAACAATTACTCACCTTTATTCAAAAATCAGCAAAATTCTAGTCTGATTCCATCTCAACAATCAGAAATTACAAAGTCTAACAATAAAACTGGTTTCGATCGACTTACAGGAGTAACAACTAATACACCTTTAATTAACATTGGCACTAGCGAGCCAGTACTTGCAAGTGTTAATAATTCTCTTTCAGCAGTGTCGTTGCTTCCTGATATTTTACCGCCTACGCTCTCTGCTACAGTCCTGCCGCTCAATTTACTACCAGGTTCACCACAAGCCAGACTTGTTGGTATTGTCAATGGCACTGGTTCGGCAATTGCCTCACTCACAGTTGCATTCGATAACTTGGCTGCAGGTCCCATATCAGTTAGCCCACTCGGCGCTTTTGACCATGCCCTTGATTTTACTGGACTCAACGATGGCCCTCACACCTTTACTCTCAAAGCTACTGATGTTGCAGGCAATTTCTCAACTGCTAGCTTTTCTGTAACGGTAAATCTTGCTGCCACACCACCCACGATTTTAGCAGCTTTAGCCCACGATACAGCTCCTGACGGCACAACTAACACTGATGGTATTACCTTTGATCCCACTACCACAGTCACAGTTAAAGTTGTTAATCGTGGCATCTTTATTAATGCACTAACAACTGTTACCCCTATTGTCAATGCTGTCGCAAATGTATCGCTTACTGAAACCAATCAGATCGTCTCATTGAAAGCAGGTTTTGATAACACACAAGTAGCCAATTATCTAGATGTAATTGCTGATTTGCATTCCGATGGTAGCTTTACCCTCAGCCGCAACCGATTAAATACAATTTTTGGCGGTATTTTACCAGATGGGCATCATACTCTACACTTGCAAGCGGTAGATAAATATAATGTTGCCAATAACTTTGATATCTCATTTACACTTGATACTACTACTGCTGTACCTACCATTAACCTGTCTGCAAATAGTGATACTGGTTTGTCTAATAGCGATCGGATTACACTTGACACTACTCCCACTATTGTTGGTACGGCAGAAGCTCTTGCTAGAGTCCAACTGTTTAATAATGGTCAACTCAAAGGACAGACAACAGCAACACTCAATGGCACTTGGCAAATTACTACTTCAGAATTAACTGATGGAGTCTATGGACTAAACGCGATCGCTACTGATATTGCTGGAAATACCAATACCTCTGCTGCAATAGATGTCACAATAGACAGTGCCTTACCGCAGGTTAGCTTAAGTACTCCTATCAATCAATCTTCTCTGTATTTGGGAGACAAACTTACTGGTAGTGTTGATGGTACTGGTAGTGCAGTGACAGCATTGAGCTATCGCTTCGATAATCTTCAAAATATATCTTTAAACTTTAATGCTAATGGCAGGTTTGACCAAGTTTTGGACTTCACTGGTCTGAACAATGGAGAACATACTTTAACCATCGCTGCTACTGATACAGCCGGGAACATCAAAACAATTCAGTATGCTGTAACAGTTATTATCGATCGGGATGCACCTGTAATTAATGCTACCTTAGTGCGAGACACTGCCCCTGGTAACACGACTAATACTGATAAAATTACCTTTGACCCCAGCATTACGGGTACTGTCAACGACGTTAACCAAGTTGTCAACTTCCGGGCTGGTTTCAATAACACAAATGTTGCCAACTTTGTCAATGTTTTACCTACTAGGCAATCTGATGGTAGTTTTAGCTTTAGCCGCCCACAATTAGAACAAATCTATGGCGGAACTTTACCAGATGGGCAACACATACTGTACTTGCAAGCAGCAGATTCCTATGGCAATACTTCTAGCGTATTTGCCCTTGCCTTTACCCTGGACACTATCACACCTGCACCGACTTTAAAATTATCAACAGCTAGCGATTCGGGATTTAACAACAGCGATCGCCTCACCAACGATGCGACTCCCACAATTGTTGGCACCGCCGAAGTGGGAGCATCTGTACAATTATTCAACAACGGACAGCAAATCGGACAAACTACTGTCAGTGCCGATGGGACTTGGCAAATAACTACATCCTCATTGACCGATGGGATACATTCCTTAAGCGCTGCTGTTACTGACATCGCTGGAAATACCAACACTTCTGTAACATCCCTTGACATCACTGTTGATACTGCCGTTCCACAACTGACCCTCAATAAACCTTTCGATCAAACTCCCCTGCGACAAGGAAACAAAATCACTGGAAGCATTAATGGTACGGGTAGTAGCATAATTTCCTTGAGCTATCGCTTCAATAACCAAAGTGAAATACCTATTGTCTATAATTCTACGGAGGCTTTTGACCAGGAACTAGACTTGACTGGACTTGGGAATGGCAGTCACGTTCTAACAATTGTGGCAATTGATGCAGCTGGTAATTTACTAACGACACAATATAACGTCACTGTTCAGCTAGATGAAGCAGCACCTGTAATAACCGCAGCTTTAACAAATGATACAGCCCCAAGCGGTACAACTAACAATGATTTAATTACCTTTGACCCTGCAATTAGTGGTAATGTTGTTGATGTTAGCCGTGTAGTTGAATTTCGGGCAGGTTTTGACAATACTCCAATTGCGAATTTTGTTGATGTTTTAGCTCAACTGAGAACCGATGGGACTTTTAGCTTTGACCGCAGTCAACTGGCAGCAATTTACGGCAGTCCCATAGCTGACGGTGTGCATACTCTACACTTGGTTGCCCAAGATGAATTTGGCAACCTCTGTGAAGTTTACAATTTCACCTTTACATTAGATACCACAACACCTGCACCCAATAATCTCGATCTGCCTGCTAGTAACGATAGCGGTACGAGCAATACTGATAACATTACCTTAGACTCATCCTCAAACATTACAGGTAACGCTGAAGCTGGTGCAACCGTCCAACTTGTCAATAGCAATGGCGGACAACTCCTCGGTCAGGCAACTGTCGATGCTAACGGTACATGGCAAATTACTACCAATAACTTAGCTGACGGTACGTATAATCTCAGTGCTATTGCTACTGACATTGCTGGAAACATCAGCAGCATCTCAGCAATAACAATTACCGTTGATAGCACTGTACCTACCCTCGCCTTAACAACTCCTGTTGATACCACACCATTAAAACAAGGAGCGCGTCTAGTCGGCAGTGCCAGTGGTACGGGTAGTAGCATTAGTGCTTTGAGCTACACCTTTGACAATCAAGCCGCAATACCTTTATTTTTCAACCTTGATGGTAGTTTTAACCAACAACTTGACTTTACAGGAATTGCCAACGGCGATCGCGTTTTGACAATTACTACAACAGATATTGCCGGGAACATTACTACCCAGCACTATAATGTTACCGTTAATCTCGATTACGAAGCTCCAATTATTACCGCGAACTTAATACGTGACACTGCCCAAGGAGGAAATACCAATAGCGATCGGATTACTTTTGACCCGACAATTGTAGGTACTGTCACCGACACTAACCGCGTAGTTGAATTGCGAGTTGGGTTGAACGATACGCTTGCTGCGAACTATGTCGATATTACTGCCCAAATTCAACCTGATAGCAGCTTTACTCTCAATCGCACTCAGCTAGAAACTATTTTGGGTAATACTTTAACTGATGGCGTACATACTCTATACTTGGTAGCCAAAGATGAATTTGATAACATTTCACCTGCCTTTGAATATACTTTTACGCTGGATACCAGCACACTTACTCCTAGCAATCTAGACCTGACTCCAAATAGCGATCTAGGAGTAAGTAACAGCGACAATATTACTAATGTTAGCAATCCCACCATTACAGGTAACGCTGAGGTGGGGGCAACAGTTCAACTTTTCCACTCTGGGCAAGTTTTAGGCACTGCAACAGATGATAACACAGGTACTTGGCAAATTGTCACTAGCGAACTCACTGACGGTACATACAATCTCACGGCGGTTGCTACTGATATTGCAGGTAATGTCAGCAATGAGTCTGCACCATTGCAAGTAATTATTGATAAAGTAATACCGCAACTGACTCTTAGCAATCCTGTGGATACTGCACCACTTGCAACAGGAGCCAATCTAATTGGCAGCGTCAATGGTACGGGAAGTGCTATGGCATCGCTGCGCTATCGCTTTGACAACCTTGGAGAAATTAATGTTGATTTTGACGCTACAGGAGGATTTAACCAACAATTAGATTTAACTGGGCTGAGTCATGGTACTCATGTACTAACACTAATTGCTAGCGATATTGCAGGTAATCTGGCAACAATTACTTATAATATTAAAGTTAATAATGATACTATTGCCCCTGTAATTGCTGCGGTTCTCAGCAACGACACTGCACCAGGGGGGATCACCAACAGCGATAAAATTACTGCTGACCCAGCAATTAACGGTACAGTTACTGATATAAGTCGAGTTATCAGTCTCCGGGCAGGATTTAACAACACCCTCGCTGCCAACTTTGTTGATGTTATTGCCCAACTAAACACTGACGGTAGCTTTAGCTTCAACCGCACACAACTCGAAGCAATATACGGTAGTTCCTTGCCAGATGGCGCTCATACCTTGCGCTTAATCGCATCTGACGAATTTGGTAACACCTCAAACGCCTTTAGCTTTACTTTTACCCTGGATACTAGTGTCAGTCAACCAGTCTTCAATTTAGATGCAGCATCGGATTCAGGCATAGTCGGCGACAAGAAAACCAAATTCGATACAGTTACACTTACAGGTTTAACTGACCCTAGTGTGACTGTTTTCTTGGCTGCAACAAATACTACTGTTATCGCTGATAATACAGGCAAATTTACCTTTACTAACGTTTCTTTAGTCGCAGGCGTTAATTCCTTCACCGTCAAAGCAACGGATATTGCAGGCAACCAACGCACCTATGCAACCACCATCTACCGTTTTAGCGCTCCGACTGCCATTAACCTCACGGCTAACAGCATTGCTGAAAATAGTCCTAATGGTACGGTGATTGGTGAATTGAGCAGTACCGACCCCGATACAAGCGATAGCCATACTTATAGTCTGGTAGATGATGCCCAGGGGCGATTCCAGATTGTAGGCAATTCTTTACAAGTAGCTAATAATACACTTGTTAATTACGAGAACCAGAGCCAGCATACTATCGTCGTTCGCAGCACTGACGCTCAAGGACTAAGCACTACTCAAGAAATCACAGTTAATGTAACCAATATCAATGAAGCTCCCAGCTTTACTAGCACACCTATTATTACAACTATTGAATCTGGTAGTACTTATACTTATAATATCACTACAACTGACCCGGATGCTGGTGATACCCGTATTATCACTGCGACTGGAGTTCCCAGTTGGTTAATCTTTACCGATAACGGCAATGGCACTGCCGCCTTAACAGGTACCTCTAATGAAAATCAACTGGGTCTATTTAATATTGCATTTACGGTAAAAGATGCAGGCGGACTTGGCACTACACAAAATATTATTCTCGGCAGTCAAATTAGTTTGACTGAAGAAACTGACTTTACAGCAACTCGTAATCTACCTCTAGTCATTCCAGCAACGCCTTCTATCCTCAGCTTCAAGATTGATAAAAGTTTTGACATTTCCGATCCTGATGCTATTAACGATGCCTTTGAGGTGGCATTAGTTGATGCTAATGGGAACTCTCTAGTACACACCATCGCATCTGGTAGAGATGCTTTCTTCAATCTGACAGAAGGGGAAGATGTCGCATTGGGCGCGGGTGCTAGTTATAACAGTAATGACCAGACTGTGCGCTTGAATTTGATAGGCGTTAAACCAGGTAATGCCACTCTCATTTTCCGTCTGGTAAACAATGACACCGATACTACTACCAATGTCAGCATTACCGAATTTGTTCTGCAAACTGCACCAGCTAATACACAACCTCCTTTACAGTCGGATTTTGGTACACAGCCATCTGCAAACACTACGACATCGCCTAACTTCAACAACTTGACAGATGTCTCTCAAAGTTTCAGTGCAAATTATCACCGCACTAGCTTTAATGCAGATACTCACTTACTATATGCAGATATTGCAATACACAATATTGGCTCTTATAGCGTTAATGCTCCAATGATTGTTGCTGTTAACCACATCAGTAACCCTACAGTTGTAATACGTAATCCAGATGGATTTACACCCGAAGGCATTCCCTACTATAACTTCTCCAATTTAATAGCTGATGGCAAACTCGATCCAAATGAATCCACCACACAACGCTCTCTGGTATTCTATAATCCTCAAGGGATACAGTTCAACTATAATTTGGTAGTGCTGGCGCAGTTAAATCAAGCTCCAGTCATTCAAACTCAGCCCAACAAAGAAATAATTGGTGGTCAGTTTTATACCTATGATGTTAATGCTACTGACCACGATGGAGATTCTTTAACATATAAACTGCTGACATCTCCAGATGGCATGACCATTGACCCAAACACAGGGCTGATTAACTGGAACACGGCAAGCAGCAATATTGGTAATCAGGTAATTAGTTTGGAAGTCAGCGATGGACGTGGTGGTTCAATTACACAGGATTACACTCTGAGTGTGATTGCAACACCACCTAATCGTCCACCTGTGTTTGTAACTAATCCTGTAGTAGAGGCTTACATAAATAAGCAATATACTTATGATTCTAATGCGGTTGACCCTGATTTTGACACGATTAGCTACAGTGTTGTCATTGGCCCCGATGGTCTGCTGATTGACCCAACTACAGGTAAGGTACAGTGGACAGCACCGCCTGCATTGATTTTAGGTGATACGGTGATTGGTCAAGTATCCGTAGCAGGACAAAATCAGGAATTTAATTTTGCGGGTCAAGCAGGTCAACGGATTTATTTTGATCCAATTCAGTATACGGGGAATCGTGGTGATTGGAAGTTTCAAGTTTATAGTCCCACCGGTCGCCTTGTAGTGGATACCTATCTTGCCTATTACGATAATCATCTGCTTACCCTAAATGAAGATGGTAATTACAAGATTGTCGTTGACCCCCAAGGCGCAACTACAGGTTCCTATGGGTTTAGTGTAATTAATCCGGCATTGCTGCCGATTCAGTCCTTTGACAAGGTTGTTAATGATAGGCTAAACCCCGGCTCTGCGGATCGAGTTTATCGCTTTAATGCAACGCAAGGGCAAAAGCTTTATTTTGATTATATCTCCCGTATAAACAGTTCTGTGGATTGGGTACTTTATGATCCACGTAATATAGCAGTTGCTTCTAATGGCAACTTTGATGACATAGAGTACAATGCCCAAACTTCAGGAGAATATATTCTTGCGGTACGGGGTAAAGGTGCTTTTAATGAGGTCAACTCCTTTTCCTTTAATATCATTGATTCACTGCTTCCAACTTCGGCTTACACACTTGGTTCCACTGTTAGTGGTTTTATCCAACAAAAAGGTGAGCAGGATTCCTTTACTTTTACGGGTACAGCAGGACAGCAGTTATTCTATGATACATTAAACACTACCAATTATTTCCCAATTACTGTCTACGACCCAACAGGTAAGCTGATTGATGGTTTTGACAGTCGCAACGACCGAGGTCCAAATTCACCGTTATTTTTAGCGAAAACTGGCACTTACAAGGTCACGGTTGATGGCTCTGGTGAAGATACGGGTGCTTATAAGTTCCGCTTTTTAGACCGAGATGCAGCCACACCTGTGAATCTAGATACGGATGTTAGTGGTGCATTTACTGATAAACTTCAAACTGATACTTACAGTTTTGAAATTCCCGCCACACCACTTACATCTACGCCTAATGGCAAGCAATACATTTACATTGATGGACAAGCAGGCGATTATAACAACCGCTATAACATCTACGATCTGGCAGGGAGGAATATCACTAATGCCTATGTCTATGAAGACCGAGAATTATATTTGGATGCTGGAAAGTATTGGTTAACCCTAAGTGGAAATGGAATTGCTAATAATAACTATAAAGTGCGGATTATCACTGCACCTTTGACAACCACAGCAATGAATCTTGGTGATACAGTTGCTGGCTCAATTGATAAAAAAGGTGAGCAGGATTCCTTTACTTTTACGGGTACAGCAGGACAGCAGTTATTCTATGACACATTAAACACTACCAATTATTTCTCAATCACTGTCTACGACCCAACAGGTAAGCTAATTGATGGTTTTGACAGTCGCAACGACCGAGGTCCAAATTCACCGTTATTTTTAGCGAAAACTGGCACTTACAAGGTCACGGTTGATGGCTCTGGTGAAGATACGGGTGCTTATAAGTTCCGCTTTTTAGACCGAGATGCAGCCACACCTGTGAATCTAGATACTCCAATTACGGGGAATTTTGACTCGGCGTTGAATAATCTGGATACTAAATCTTACAGCTTTGTGATTCCGGCAGTGCCTGTAACGGCAAGTCCAAACGGCAAACAATATGTCTACATTGATGGAACGGGTGGTACTGCTTACAACCGTTACAACATCTACAACGAGGGTGGGGTAAATGTTTCTAATGGTTATGTATATGAAGATCGGGAACTATATTTAGATGCTGGCAGTTATTGGCTAGAGCTAAATGGGACTGGCGCAAGCGATTCTAGCTTCAATGTGCAGATCATCACCGCACCTTTGACAACCACAGCAATGAATCTTGGCGATACGGTTAGTGGCACAATTGCTAAAAAAGGTGAGCAGGATTCCTATACTTTTACTGGCACAGCAGGGCGGCAGCTATTTTTTAAGACGCTAAATACGACTAATCCTTTCACAATTACGGTCTATGACCCAACTGGAAAACAGATAGATTCTTTTAGTAGCACATCTGATCGGGGAACAGCTTTTACACCGTTATTTATCAGCTTGACTGGTACTTACACTCTCAATGTCGATGGTTTTAATGAAGCAACAGGAGCTTATAGCTTCCAATTCCTTGATCAAGCTCCTGTCCTCGGTTCTCTTGTTCCAGCCCCCACATCTGCTATTCCTCTTACCATTGGTACACCTGTAAATGGGAACATTACAACTTCGGGACAAAAGGTAAACTACACCTTTACAGGTGCAGTAGGGCAAAGACTGTACTTGGATCTCTTAAACAAAAACGGTTCACCTTTTGATCAACAATTTTCCCTCACTAGTCCAACAGGTGTAAACTATGGAATGTTCGATATAATTTACGGCTATCGGACTTTTTCAGCACCAATTACCTTAAAAGAGGCAGGCACTTACACACTTACCATATCTCAAGGAGCTTATAGCTTCAACCTGTTGGATATGGATGCTCAAGCCACCAATACATTATTTGAGACGGTTACTAACGTAACCCTTGCCCCTTACCAGAGCGTTATTTATAAGTTTAATGGGTTAGCTGGACAGCGAATATACATGGATTCCCTTGCTAATCCTGGGAATGTGTATTGGAAATTGTTAAACTCTAGTAACACTAGTGTTATTGATACATCAGCAGGAATTGATCAAGAGGTAACTCTAGCAACGGATACCTACACATTGATATTTGACAACGATGAGAATATTGCTAAAAACTATTCTTTTAATCTAATTCAACCACCAACTAACGCAACAATTCCAGTCTTAGTTGGCACTAATGACGCGTCCAATGGTGTCAACGGCAATATTGCAGTTAAAGGACAGAATGATGTCTATACCTTCACGGGTACAGCAGGACAGAGATTGTACCTTGATATACTGGATCGAAGTACTAATCATAACAATATATACATAGATAGTCCAACGGGTGTTCGGTATCTTGGTTACGACATTTATAACAACGAAAGCTATTTAGAACCTATTACCTTAAAGGAAACTGGCACTTACAAAGTCACTATGGATTTTAGTGGCGAACAGTTAGGAACCTATGGTTTTAGCTTGATGGATATGGATCGAGCAACACCTTTAACCTTCAATACTATTGTTAATGGTGCTTTAACCACAGGCATTATTACTAACACGCTTTTAACAGGACAAGAAACTCATTTTTATAAGTTTACTGGCACAGCAGGAACAAAGCTGTACATGGATTCTTTAGTCAATCCAGGAAATGTGTATTGGACATTGTTTAACTCCAGTAACCAAAGGTTAATGGATGATGCAGCAAGAAATGATCAAGAAATAACCCTAGCTGATGATACCTATATAAGTAAGTGGGCGTCAAAAAAGTCAATTATGTTAAGATATGTAAATACAGAGAATGCATCTACAAGGGTGGTTTGTATATGGGCGCTCGTTTAA